A stretch of DNA from Fibrobacter sp. UWB11:
CAAAAAGACACAGTCAATAAGCGGTGTCATGTCCAAAGATATGCGATGACGTCTTTTAGCCATTACGGGACTCCGTTCTTCTGGCGTCGCGCTCCTGCAAAATTTTTCCTAAATGCAGAAGCACCTGGTTTTCAACTTCGTCCTGTTCCTGCTCCATGCGGGCGTTCAGGTAGTTAAAAGCAATCACGTGCGGGATAGCGACTACAAGTCCAAGGACCGTTGTCACGAGGGCAAACTTGATGCCCGTCGCAAAAGCGGATGGATCATCAAGACCCGAGGCCGCTATCACCGTGAATGCGTTGAAAATGCCCACCACCGTACCGAGGAGGCCAAGCATAGGAGAAATGGAAGCGATATTTTCGACAGTAGTAAGCCCTTTTGTCAAAGGCGAAAACGCAAGGCCAATTTCGGTGCGGATGCTTTCTGTAATGATGTGATGGTCGGTATTGCAAGTCACCACGCGATGTATTACCTTGTCCGTCAATCGGGGTTGTACCGTTTTGTTAAATACAATCAACGAAATGACTTTCCAAATGATAATGGCATAACCGATAAAGTTTATTGCCACCAGGATGTAACCAATAGATCCGCCCTGCTTTACAAATTCAAGAATAAAATTCATTACGATCTCCCTGCATTAAGTTTGTACTGGATTGGAATTTCTATCCGCCAGCGTTCTTTTTCTAAAAGTTTTGGAATGGGGTCGAATTTGCCCATATTTGTAACGGCTTCCAAAGCGCTATTGTCCAAAGAGGAATAGCGGCTCGATTCCGAAACTTCAATCTGTTCAATCTTGCCATCCGCAAGGATGGTGAATCTCACGCGGACAGTGCCTTCCTGCTTCAAGCGTTTAGCTGTCGCCGGGTAGTCCTTGATCTGTTCCAATTGTTTCTTGAGCGAACGCAAGT
This window harbors:
- a CDS encoding MotA/TolQ/ExbB proton channel family protein, whose translation is MNFILEFVKQGGSIGYILVAINFIGYAIIIWKVISLIVFNKTVQPRLTDKVIHRVVTCNTDHHIITESIRTEIGLAFSPLTKGLTTVENIASISPMLGLLGTVVGIFNAFTVIAASGLDDPSAFATGIKFALVTTVLGLVVAIPHVIAFNYLNARMEQEQDEVENQVLLHLGKILQERDARRTESRNG